In Kwoniella shivajii chromosome 9, complete sequence, one genomic interval encodes:
- a CDS encoding ATP synthase F1, gamma subunit gives MFARTVRPAVNVARVAQQQSQGMATLREIEQRLKSVRNIEKITKSMKVVASTKLTRAERAMREAKKYGAANNELFKHTETEGAEEQPKILYVGISSDGGLCGGIHSSITRAIKKEMATNPGTIAVVGDKPKAQLARFAPQAIKVSFNSVGKDVPTFAEASAIADEIVKNGGEWDEIKIVSNKYLSAISYESGVTSVISAKALQAAAGFQAYEMEEDVSKDLAEFALANAVYTALVEGHAAEISARRTAMENASNNANDMMASLQLQYNRGRQAVITNELIDIITGASAL, from the exons ATGTTCGCACGCACTGTCCGACCCGCTGTCAATGTCGCTCGTGTTGCCCAGCAACAAAGCCAAGGAATGGCTACTCTTAGAGAGATTGAGCAAAG ATTAAAATCAGTCAGAAACATTGAAAAGATcaccaag TCAATGAAAGTCGTCGCTTCTACTAAACTCACtcgagctgaaagagctatGCGAGAAGCCAAGAAATACGGTGCTGCCAAcaatg AACTCTTCAAACACACCGAAACTGAAGGTGCTGAAGAACAACCCAAAATCCTTTACGTTGGTATCTCATCTGATGGTGGTTTATGTGGTGGtattcattcatcaattaCTCGAGCTATCAAAAAAGAGATGGCCACAAACCCAGGTACCATAGCTGTTGTAGGTGATAAACCAAAAGCTCAATTGGCAAGATTCGCACCTCAAGCTATTAAGGTTTCATTCAACTCTGTCGGTAAAGATGTACCTACTTTTGCTGAAGCTTCTGCTATCGCCGATGAGATCGTTAAGAACGGTGGTGAATGGGATGAG ATCAAAATCGTTTCAAACAAATACCTCTCTGCTATCTCTTACGAATCAGGTGTGACCTCTGTCATTTCAGCCAAAGCTCTTCAAGCTGCCGCTGGATTCCAAGCATacgaaatggaagaagatgtttcTAAAGATCTTGCCGAGTTCGCTCTCGCCAACGCTGTCTACACTGCTCTTGTTGAAGGTCACGCCGCTGAGATTTCAGCTAGACGAACTGCCATGGAGAATGCTTCTAAC AACGCCAACGACATGATGGCttctcttcaacttcaatacAACAGAGGTCGACAAGCTGTTATCACCAACGAACTCATCGATATTATCACT GGTGCTTCCGCTTTGTAA